The proteins below are encoded in one region of Chiloscyllium punctatum isolate Juve2018m chromosome 9, sChiPun1.3, whole genome shotgun sequence:
- the LOC140481315 gene encoding homeobox protein CDX-1-like has product MYVSYLLDKDMSMYSGPVRHSGINLGAQNFVSPPQYPDYAGYHVPGVNLDNHPQSSGSWPSPYGPSREDWGAYAAPANPVHALNTSPGTLPYNPADYNSVQTSAAASMQPLNNNLLEQPSPNSQRRNPYQWMRKPNQQLSATDKTRTKDKYRVVYTDHQRLELEKEFHYSRYITIRRKAELAVNLGLSERQVKIWFQNRRAKERKLTKKKLQQQSQQGSAQLSPAPPGTAASLSVTNGGILAANSGVLPGTVSQ; this is encoded by the exons ATGTACGTGAGCTATCTTTTGGATAAAGACATGAGCATGTACTCGGGGCCCGTCCGGCATTCTGGCATCAATCTGGGCGCTCAGAATTTTGTCAGCCCGCCACAGTACCCGGACTATGCCGGCTATCATGTCCCCGGGGTAAATTTGGACAATCACCCGCAATCTTCCGGATCCTGGCCTTCTCCCTATGGTCCTTCCCGGGAGGACTGGGGTGCTTACGCTGCGCCTGCGAACCCGGTCCATGCCCTCAATACTTCACCAGGGACTCTGCCTTACAACCCTGCAGATTATAATTCGGTTCAGACCTCGGCAGCTGCCTCCATGCAGCCTTTAAACAATAACCTTCTGGAACAACCTTCTCCCAACAGCCAAAGACGCAATCCTTACCAATGGATGAGGAAACCAAATCAACAGCTATCAGCTACTG ATAAAACAAGAACAAAGGACAAATATCGAGTGGTGTACACGGATCACCAGAGACTGGAGCTCGAGAAAGAGTTTCATTACAGCCGCTACATCACGATCCGGCGCAAAGCGGAGCTGGCAGTGAATTTGGGGCTTTCTGAGAGGCAG GTCAAGATCTGGTTTCAGAATAGAAGAGCAAAAGAGCGGAAACTAACGAAAAAGAAGTTGCAACAGCAGTCCCAACAGGGCTCGGCCCAGCTGAGTCCAGCTCCTCCCGGGACAGCCGCTTCTCTTTCGGTTACTAACGGCGGAATACTGGCTGCCAACAGCGGTGTTTTACCTGGCACGGTCTCTCAGTGA